A stretch of the Streptomyces venezuelae genome encodes the following:
- a CDS encoding UDP-N-acetylmuramate dehydrogenase has translation MGQHQLSDHTTLRLGGPAPLWLSHTHDADWRDLARAAGAHAELPFTLGGGSNTLAPDQGTTRPVIHMATRGIRTRHLVDGQVAVTVAAGHPLTDLVAHTVAEGLSGIEYLGGIPGTAGAAPVQNAGAYGQEIGDTLTAVIAHDWTTGRTARVPVAECRLDYRTSVFKQELGRWTILSLTLHLTRSTVAAPVTYQHLATALWAPLGSRPPLAEAAAAVLHDRAERGLLLPETGHDARQAGSCFLNPIVTDDQAVALRSQGAPVYRTPAHRWRASAGWLLEACGYRPGAEVTRGVRCSTRRTLTLTAQAEATAHDFRTALEAMAANVRTVAGVDLHPEPVFV, from the coding sequence ATGGGACAGCACCAGCTGTCCGACCACACCACGCTGCGCCTGGGCGGCCCCGCGCCGCTCTGGCTCAGCCACACCCACGACGCCGACTGGCGCGACCTCGCCCGCGCCGCCGGCGCACATGCCGAGTTGCCGTTCACACTCGGCGGCGGCAGCAACACCCTCGCCCCCGACCAGGGCACCACCCGGCCGGTCATCCACATGGCCACCCGCGGCATCCGCACCCGGCACCTGGTCGACGGTCAGGTCGCGGTCACCGTCGCCGCCGGGCACCCGCTCACCGACCTCGTCGCCCACACCGTCGCCGAAGGCCTCTCCGGCATCGAGTACCTCGGCGGCATCCCCGGCACCGCGGGCGCCGCACCGGTCCAGAACGCCGGAGCGTACGGCCAGGAGATCGGGGACACCCTCACGGCTGTCATCGCCCACGACTGGACCACGGGCCGCACCGCCCGTGTCCCCGTCGCCGAGTGCCGACTCGACTACCGGACCAGCGTGTTCAAGCAGGAGCTCGGACGGTGGACGATCCTCTCCCTGACCCTCCACCTGACCCGCTCCACCGTGGCGGCCCCCGTTACCTACCAGCACCTCGCCACAGCGCTCTGGGCCCCACTGGGCAGTAGGCCGCCGCTGGCCGAAGCTGCGGCCGCTGTCCTCCACGACCGCGCCGAGCGGGGGCTGCTCCTCCCAGAAACCGGCCACGATGCTCGCCAGGCCGGCTCCTGCTTCCTCAACCCCATCGTCACCGACGACCAAGCCGTGGCGCTGCGCAGCCAGGGTGCACCGGTCTACCGCACGCCCGCGCACAGGTGGCGGGCCAGCGCGGGATGGCTGCTGGAGGCATGCGGCTACCGGCCCGGCGCCGAGGTCACGCGAGGCGTCCGCTGCTCGACGCGGCGCACCCTCACCCTCACTGCCCAGGCCGAAGCCACTGCGCACGACTTCCGCACAGCCTTGGAGGCGATGGCTGCGAACGTACGCACGGTCGCAGGTGTGGACCTCCACCCGGAGCCCGTCTTCGTGTGA
- a CDS encoding NF041680 family putative transposase produces MSLVYQGVLRDAFAEVSRFRSELYACLTARGDALFELCDALLCTDGPVRTLVDLALAPEHRRGHGALYGGLNQGRIDIARLRRALAGVPLPRAADGRLVLAVDVSPWLRPDANTCADRSFCHTFGRGEGKHQMVPGWPYSVVAALETGRTSWTAVLDAVRLQPGADVAAVTTVQIREVVERLMAAGQWRPGDPPVLVVLDAGYDAPRIAHLLGALPVEVLGRLRSDRVMRRPTPSLKEYALSYPQGGRPPKHGGEFVFGDPTTWGTEQAVTVTDTRLYGKATAQAWDRLHPRLTRRAAWLDHDGPLPIIEGTVIRLVVEKLPSGGVNKPVWLWWSGTGATIADVDRCWQSFLRRFDIEHTFRLFKQTLGWTKPRLRSSEAADRWTWLVIAAYAQLRLARPLATDLRRPWEKPAEPNKLTPARVRRGFRNLCTKAGSPAGAPKPSRPGPGRPPGSKNRRPATRHDVGRVLTTGEAYSRPAHHKVGTKPRRTG; encoded by the coding sequence TGTGCACGGACGGGCCGGTGCGGACACTGGTCGATCTCGCGCTCGCGCCCGAACACCGTCGTGGGCACGGAGCTTTGTACGGCGGACTCAACCAGGGCAGGATCGACATAGCCCGGCTGCGCCGGGCCCTGGCCGGCGTGCCGTTGCCGAGAGCGGCGGACGGTCGGCTCGTGCTGGCGGTGGATGTCTCACCGTGGCTGCGACCGGACGCCAACACCTGTGCTGACCGGTCCTTCTGCCACACGTTCGGCCGGGGCGAGGGCAAACACCAGATGGTGCCGGGCTGGCCGTACTCGGTGGTGGCCGCGCTGGAGACCGGCCGCACGTCCTGGACGGCGGTGCTGGACGCGGTCCGCCTTCAGCCCGGCGCCGACGTCGCCGCGGTGACCACGGTGCAGATCCGTGAGGTCGTCGAGCGGCTGATGGCCGCCGGCCAGTGGCGGCCGGGTGACCCGCCGGTCCTGGTCGTGCTGGACGCCGGATACGACGCCCCGCGCATCGCCCACCTGCTGGGCGCCCTGCCCGTCGAGGTCCTCGGCCGGCTGCGGTCGGACCGGGTGATGCGCCGGCCGACGCCCTCGCTCAAGGAGTACGCCTTGTCCTATCCCCAAGGCGGTCGGCCGCCGAAGCACGGCGGCGAGTTCGTCTTCGGCGACCCCACCACATGGGGCACCGAGCAGGCCGTGACGGTCACGGACACCCGGCTCTACGGGAAGGCGACCGCGCAGGCGTGGGACCGGCTCCACCCGCGGCTGACCCGCCGGGCCGCGTGGCTCGACCACGACGGGCCGCTGCCCATCATCGAGGGCACCGTGATCCGTCTGGTCGTGGAGAAGCTGCCCAGTGGTGGGGTCAACAAGCCGGTATGGCTGTGGTGGTCGGGCACCGGCGCCACCATCGCGGATGTCGACCGCTGCTGGCAGTCCTTCCTCCGCCGCTTCGACATCGAGCACACATTCCGCCTGTTCAAGCAGACGCTCGGCTGGACCAAGCCCCGACTCCGCAGCTCAGAGGCGGCGGACCGGTGGACGTGGCTGGTGATCGCGGCCTATGCCCAGCTCCGGCTCGCGCGCCCGCTGGCCACCGACCTCCGCAGGCCCTGGGAGAAGCCGGCCGAGCCGAACAAGCTGACCCCTGCCCGTGTCCGCAGAGGGTTCAGGAACCTGTGCACGAAGGCCGGCTCACCCGCCGGTGCACCCAAACCCTCCCGTCCCGGCCCTGGTCGACCACCGGGTTCGAAGAACCGTCGCCCGGCCACCCGTCACGACGTGGGAAGAGTCCTTACGACCGGCGAGGCATACAGCCGGCCGGCCCACCACAAGGTCGGCACGAAACCCCGCCGTACTGGATAA